The DNA sequence TCAGGGGGGCTTGCAGGAATTCATATTTCCCTTGAGGCTGCGCCGCCCAATCGCTTTTGACGGACACAGGTTCCTCTGCCCCCTGCAGCAGACTGACGCCGATGACAATCAGCACGCACACAACTGCCTGTTTGGCTCGCGATGACATTGCATCTCCTCCACTCGATAAGAACGCGTTCCGTTACTTCTGTGTAATGACAATACGCTCCATCTTCACATCATGCACTTGTGAAAAGGTTTTGCTCTGACACCAGGTCGCCACCTCTTCCCGGGTAGCTCTGAATCCCAGTTTTTCGAAGAGAGGGACGTTTCCTGTTTCTTTAATGGTATCCAGTACGACCACTGGTTGCCCAAGTAGTACTGCCCGCTGATCGATTTCGTCCAACAGACAACGGGCCACACCGCGACGTTGATAATCGGGATGCACGGCCAGGCCAATTACGTGCAGATGCCGAGTGTGCAGATCATATTGAACGGTTCCGACAAGAGTGCCCGCGAGCTCTGCCACCAGTCGCGTTCCCGTTTGAGCGCGTTCAGCCTGTCGGGCAAGCGCTTCCCCCTTCGGTCGATAAATGGAACGCAATGGAGCAAAAGCGGCTTCGCAGATAACCGCGACTCTCTCTGCATCATCGTTTCTCGCATCACGGACATAAATGTCAGCAGGTGAATCAGGCATTTCATTAGTCTAGGCGATTTTGAAATCGATGCCATCTCTGAATCTCACTTCACGCATTCAATAAACGCGATCGGGGAGTTCTCCAGCAGCGGTGACCAGAAGTCGTCGGTCTGATCCTGCAATCCCTCCGGCGAGAGTTGAGGCGGATGCCAGCGGACCTCGCTGAAGCCGGCCTGGCGGAACGCATCTTCGTGGGTCGCGACGCTCAGGTAATAGTTTTCAATGTCGAAGGGGCCGTCCTCCAGGTGGAACGTCCAGGTGATCGGCGTCCCTTCCTGCCAGTCGCCCACCGCTCTGGTTTCAAAGCCGAACTGACGAAACGAGGGAGACGCGGGAAAGTGAAACGCCGGGCTGCTGTTGACGGTTACAAAGCGTCCCCCCGGCTTGAGCGCCCGCGCGATGCCGTTGCACATCGACTGCAGTTCCTCGCGCGTACGTGCGTAATTCAACAGATACGCGGCGATCGCCAGGTCGTATTCTTCCTGAACCGGCAGCTCACGTGCATCGCCGACAATATAAGCGATGCCCTGCTGATGCGCGTCTTCCTGCTGTTGGGCCAGAGAGATCATGCCCTGAGAAAGATCCACGCCGGTCACTCGGGCTGCACCGCGCTGACGAATCATTCGCGTATAAAAACCTTCACCACAGGCAATGTCCAGTACCGAGAGACCGCTGGGATTCCCCGCCAGTTCCATCAACGTAAAACATTCCACAAAAGTCCGCCACGGCATCTGCTTGGACCGTTTGTACTGCTCAGCAATCGGGTCGTAATTCGTCGTCATGAGCGCAGGTCACTTTCAAAAATGTGGATCTGTTGATTTGAGACAAAAAATTTTACGGCTGCACAAATATAACGTAAGATGGGATAGTGGATTCACTGTGTTCTGGAAAAATTCATCAGAATCACTCTCAAAGACGCTCAGAATTCATTAGAGTGCTCGCAGGATAGTCGGGCCCGCGACCAGATTTTTATTCCAACCCTCGGAGTTGATTGTGAGATTGCCAAAGCTGTTACTGTTTATAGTGTTATTCTGTTTTGTATTTATATCGGGGGCACAGATCCATGCCCAGGAAACCAAAGAGAAAACGGAAGCAAAACAGGCAGAACCCCCTCCTTCGGTAAAAGAGTTAAAACCCGTCACCACAATCGATCCCCTGGTCCCCCTCGATCAACTGCGCATCATGGTGCGCCCCCTGACCAAAGACGAGTTGCAGGTCGAAGCCAATGCCTGGTTTGAACTGCTGCGCAACAAGGCCCGCCAGATTGCAGCGGCCCGGCTGGGGGTCAAGAAAACCAACGAAGCCATCGCCACGAACGATGATCAGCAGGCCCTCGATTCGCTGAAAAAAGCAGAAACGGTTCAGCACATGGCCGACGAAAAGGCCCGGCAGACCGAAGAGGAACTGACGAAAAAAGCACAGGAAACTTTAGGCGTGGATGCCGCCGTCGATGCCGCGAAACCCGATCCCGCCCAAGCGGAAGAGGGAACAACCGCATCCACGGAAGAAAAATCAGTAACAACAGCAGGCAGCACGACCACGCCTGACAATGCTACCACCACACAATCCGCCGAAGCGATGAAGGCGGCGTTCCTGCAGAATATCAATCGGTTGCAGGACGAACGCACCGCGCTGAGTGACCGGCTGGAAGTGATCCTCACTTCACTGGCCGCCAAGGGGGGCGATGTTGAAACCTATCGTAAATACATCGCCGCCGTCTCCGGTCTCGAACTCGATACCTCGGATGCCAGTGCGGCCTGGTCGGGCATCAAAGGCTGGTTCATCTCAAAAGAAGGGGGCCAGCGGATGGGCTGGAACCTCGGGAAATTTCTGATGATCCTGTTTCTGACCTGGGTCGTAGCCCGCGTCGGTTCGACCGTCATCAGCTGGCTGCTCGAACGGAAGGTCCGTTTAACACAACTCGCCGAAAACCTGATCAGCGGCACGATCCGCAACGTGATCTATCTCGTCGGTTTTGCAGTCGCCTTGACGGCACTCGAAGTCGATATGACCCCGGTCCTCGCAGCCATCGGGGCCACTGGTCTGGTTGTCGGTCTTGCACTGCAGGGAACCTTGAGTAACTTTGCCAGCGGTCTGATGATTCTGATTAACCGTCCCTTTGATGTCGGCGATGTCGTCACCGCAGGCGGCGTTACCGGAACCGTCAAACAGATGAACCTCGTTTCCACGAACTTCCGCACCTTTGACAACCAGACCATTCACGTGCCGAACAACTCGATCTGGAATGGCGTGATCACCAACATCACTGCCAACAAGGTCCGCCGCGTCGATCTCGAATTCTGTATCGGGTACAGTGATGACTTCGAACAGGCTGAGCAGATCATCCGTGACGTACTGGCGGACCAGGAACTCGTTCTCCGCGAACCCGAAGCCGTCGTGGTCACGCATGCCCTCGCCGATTCGTCGGTCAACATCGTCTGTCGCCCCTGGGCCAAAACCACCGACTGGTGGGCCGTGAAAACCGCGGTCACCCGCGAAGTCAAACGCCGCTTCGACCAGGCCGGCATCTCGATCCCCTTCCCGCAGCAGGACATTCACGTCTACTCAACGGATGCATCCAAAGGGAACGGCAAAATCGAAACGGTCAGCAAGTAACACTTGCAGCTGCTTCAGATAATTCACAGCGTGCCTCTGAATTCCTCATCGAGTTCAGAGGCACTTTCTGTTGACGCGATTGCCTTTATGAATGGAACGTCAACGTATCCGCGTCTGCATCAGGAGTATCCCCATTGTCGTGGAAGCGAACGGGCCGTTGCGCTCTGCGATCGACGGTCAGCTGGAAGATATCAAACCGGTTGTAACCGCCCACCAGGTCGTGCAACTGTTTGGGCTCGACGCACAACGCCAGATCGACGTCCGCGTAGAGCAGCCCTTCGTCTGCCTGTTGAATCTCACTGATGGGGGTGCCGCTGGGACCGATGGCCACCGAAATCCCCCGCGGACTCGCATCCAGAATGCGGCCCGCCTCTTTGTCCCGGCTGGCCAGTTGATCGCGTGCTGCACGATCCAGATAGCCCGCAGCTACCAGGTTGAACAGTTTTCCTTCGAAGGCATGGGCACCCGCGCGAATCAGAATCGCGTTTTTCAGATCGTAGTTCTCGTGTACCGCAGGATCGTGCGAGGGCCAGACCGGTGGATAGGTCGAGAGATGCACCTGCTCTCCCTGGGCAAGCAGCGTAAACCGCGCCAGGGGATTCGTATTCTCACCGCAGATCAGCATCCCTACCTGCCCCAGACGTGTCGGGTTAACCACCAGGCCGGCCCCATCGCCGGGAGCCCAGACCAGCTTCTCATAAAACGTGGGTACGATTTTACGGTGATGATTGAGAACCGTCCCCTCATCGCTGATCAGCACATTGGAATTCCAGATGCAGCCGCCACTGACGTGCGTTCCTTCGTTGAAGCCCATCGAAACGAAGATCCCGCACTCCCGGGCGACCTCAGCAATCATCGCCAGTTCCGGTCCGTCCACCTGAATTGTATTCGCCGCCAGTTCGCAGAACAGATCGTGGTTATGAATGGGGGCCTGCAGTGCGCACCAGACCGGAAACGTCGGAATGTAAGTCTCCGGAAAGACAATGATCTCCGCTCCGTTACGGGCCGCCTCGCGAATCAGCGAGCAGGCTTTTTCGACCGTCCGGTCTTTATCGAGAAATACGGGAGCAACATGCGCGAGAGCGGCTTTGAATGCAGGGTAAGTCATCTAGGAACGCCACCTGTTGAGAACAGAATGTAAGGGAATTCAAACGGGCGCTCTGATTGTAGAGCATCTAAGTCATTGTCGCTACCAGATTTTCAGACCGATGCCTGAATGCTCTCCAGCACCCCGTCCCACAACTGCAGCCGGGCCTGAATGGCCTCCTGCGCCGCTGTGATTGCTTCCTGAATTTTAACTTCGTCTCCCCCACACAGTCCGTTGAGCAGTCGCAGTGACAGCGGGGCATGGAAGTCACCATCCAGTTCCACGTGCCGATTCAGATAGTAATGAAACACGGGCGCCTGTTGTTCTGAAACACCGGTCTGCTTCAGGATCGCACGGAACATGCTGGGAATGATGTGTTCGCGCCCCAAAGCGAAAGCAGCCGCGATTTTATGTGGCGCGCCATCGGCGATGAACTCAAATGTTTTGGTGGTGAACTGCCGCGACGGTTCGGGCAGAGAGGGGAGAGCCAGCGCACTCTCGATCCCGCTCGATTTGACGGTGGCGATAAATTCCTTCAGCGGTCCCGTGTCGGCCCCCACTTCATTCATGGCTGTCTGATACAGTTCGAAATGGCTCGCGAATTCGCCGTCCGCGGTTTCGTCGCATTCTTCTTCCAGCACGATCTCGTTGATAAACCGTCTAATGCTTCCGTCACCGACCGGCACCCAGGGCGCTCCTGTGGGAGCGACAATCCCCTGCAGCGTCTTCACCAGCGACATGAAATCCCAGACCGAATAGACATGGTGTTCCATGAACCGCTGCAGATCCTCCAGCGTCGCCATCGACTCATAAATCGGATGAGTTTCGAGTGGTTCGGAAAACGAAGCAATGATTTCAGACGTAATTTCCCGTGACATGAACAGACCATTCTCTGGAGATTTAATTTTAAGCGGCGCGGAGTAGCCGTCGGTAAATTGAATTAATGATCTGAGCGGAATGGCCCTGGATACCGTGGTAACAGAAAACGTCTGTTACCTGCTCACCGACGGTGGGCAACGATCCCCTCACTGAGCGCGTTTCCAGAACGAACTCTCCCGCGATTATAGTTCTCAGCGGCTGTTCTGGTAGGGCTTTCAGAATAATTTCCGGGGACCTTTCAAAGATCGCCATACTTCGTCGCCAGTACGACAGTGTAGCCGTCCGGATCGCGCACCCAGAGCTCACGATGTTGTGCATTTGGGTTGACCAGCGGCCCGTCCAGAATCTCTGCGGACATCGAATCCGCCCGCGCGACCGCCTCGGTGAAATCATCAATTTCAAACCAGAGCAAGGCACCGTTCCCTTTCAATGCCTCGGGATCTCCCAGAAAGGGATGCTCGTGCACGTCCCACTGGTGCAGTTGCAGGATCAGTGTACCATCCTCGCGGACCAGCTGTTCGTACTCATCGCCGCCATGTCCAATTTTGACATTCAGCAGACTCTGATACCAGCGACTGCTGGCCGGGACATCATTCACAACAATCATCGGCTGTGGTCGCATGCTCGTTTCCTCCCCTGTGTCAGGTGAGCTGGGGAATCAGAGTGGATAGATCCCCGCTTTATAAGGTTGATCCAGCTTCTTCACGACTTTCAGCAGCAGTTCCCACTCTTCCTCATCGATGGCGTTAATCGCCCGTTTAATGGTTTTACGACTGGCAGTCGCACAGTTGACAGCAATCGGATTGAAATCGGTCCAGCGCTTGTTGCTCACGATATTGCTGTTATGAAATGTGGCGACTGTCGCCAGCCGCGATCCCTTCTTGAACGGAGCGCCGGTCGCACTTTTAATCGGTCGTTTGACGATCTTGACCACCGGATACGGGCGGCCTCCCTGAGCATCCATGTTCGCGACGACCGCAATCAACCCCTTATCCGGGTTAACCACAATCGCTGGTAACAACGCACCCTGAGCGAAATGACCTTTCCAGGAATTCAGATTCATGATGCAGGCAATCACAGAAACACCGGCAATCGCTCCGCCCAGTGCAGTATGCACCGTCATCAGGGCCAACCCCACGATCACACCGACCACATAAAAAATGACTTCCCCGGGATAACAGCGGAGCAAGACTTTATAGTTCACTTTAATCATCGGTATTCGCTCTGGTGCCTGGCAGTGTTGTAACAACTGGAGAGAGCGGCTCCTTGATTGCGGAGGAACCACTGGAACACCCGGCAGTATACACTCGTGATTGGGTTCTGGCAATTCGTTCACGGAAAAGAATCAAGAGATTCTGCCCGTCACCTAGTTAAACCAGAATGCCAGCGTGAAGAACCGGTTACGGCCGAACGTCCTGTTAATCCGGGCCCACATTTCGGGATTGGCGAAGTCTGTGATCTCACCCTTTTCAAGGTACGGGGCCGCCGCGGTTCCCTGGAACCACAGAAACGGATCGATCTCCCGCGGTTCGGTAAATACCCGTCGCAGGTTCACACCTTGTGTCCCCGGTTTGCCCCGCCAGAAGGGAATCAGCTTCTTGCCCTGCAGTACCTCTCCCGCTTCGTCCAGCACGACCAGCCAGGTATCGACCATCTCCTGCGTAACCTTGATTTCGAGCACGCCGGTCTGCTGTGGATTGGGGATCCATTCGCGTTCGTTGTCGGTTTCCGTCAGATAAAACTTCCACATCGATTTCGCGTGCCGCTGCATATCTTCCAGGTGTGCCAGCGCCGCTTTCATGCGCTCCGGTTCCTTGAGTTCAAACCGCCAGAGGTGAATGAACGCCAGGATGTCCGAGACGAGCGGTCGATCTACACCAACGATGCTGTCTACATTTCCGTGCTCTTCCAGCAGAAATGGGTATGGCGTGTCGACCTTTTCAAAAAACAGATGCGCCGTACAGTTAAATAATTCCTGTCCGTCAATCGCCAGCAGGACCTCGCCCCAGGCACACAGGAAGTTGCAGTAACCGGCCAGCCAGTCCGCATCGCCGCGATCAAAATCAATTAAGAACTGTTCCGCATCTGCCTGTTGCTGAGAGACGCCTGCTCTGCTCAACAGGAATCGTGCTTCGACCGGTTTACCAATTCCCAACAGATCAACCTTGATCAGCCCCACATGCAACGGCAGTTTCACATTCGGATCTTTGACGGCAGACAGGGTTTTCTCAGCAGCTTTCAGATCATCAACCCACGTCTGCAGCATTTGACGGGTATCGGCATAGGTGGCCGTTTTGGAAGCGGGAGCTTGAGACAGAATCTCCTGGATTGGTTCCGGCAGCCCGCGTCTGACATCTTCTGTCCGTAATCCAAACCGATTCAAATTTCCTCCCACATACTGAGCCAAAGTTCCTCCCAGATGCTCAAACGACTGAAAGAACTGCACCACTCCCAGACCAAACCGCGCCTCGTCATCTTCCGGATTCGCCTGCAATTGTTTCTGCAGGGCCTGAGCCCCTTCGTCCAGTTTTCCTGATGTCAGGTATTTTTCCGCCAGCGGGGCGGCAGCAGCGAATTGACTCATCAGCAACAACGTTCCCAGACAGACTGGAATCAGAATCGAACGACGCATGACAGGGCTCCTGGTTGAAATAGGTAAGTCTATTGCACATCAGTCATTTCGCAGAGAATGTACCGCCGACGGAATGACATCCCACATTGTAAGGCGTTTATCGTGGAGGAACATCACGCATTTTTTTGAAAAAGGGTTTTCAAACTGACGGTTCAGCAGGCGCAGCGGACGCTGATCAACCAGCAATCCACGCTGTGAGTGGCAAAAGCAGGAACTTAACTGGATTTGCATGTCTGGTATGTTATTTGCGGCTGTTTTAACAGCGGAAAGTGAATCACTCGACCTTCAAAAGAAGAGGAGTCTACACATGGATAACACGATGAAAATCAGTGACCAGATTACCGTTGGACCTCAGCCAAACCGGGACGAAATTTACGAATTCGGCAATGAAGGTTTCAAATCGATTGTGAACTTTCGCACTGCCAATGAAGAGGGAATGCCGATCACTCCCGAAGCGGAAGGCAAAGCAGTCGAGTCCGCAGGAATGAAATACTGCCATATCCCTGTTTCCATGAACATGCTGGACGATAGACAGGTCGACGAATTTCGTGAGCAGTTTGAGGCATTGCCGAAACCGATTTTCGCACACTGTAAAAGTGGTAAGCGCGCCGGTGCGATGGCGATGATGAAACGCGCTGTCGAAAACGGAATGTCCGGCGAACAGACCCTGCAGAAAGCAGAAGAGATGGGCTTTCAGTGTGACAAACCTGAGCTCAAGGACTTCGTCAAACATTACGTTGACACGCACCACAAATAAGCGTCACACTCACTCAGCAGAGAGCACGTATCATGATTTTTTATCCACGGTTTGTGCCGGGGCTGGCGATCAGTTCGTACCTGATCGGCGATGATCAGAGCGGGGCCGCGGTCGTAATCGACCCGCCCCGCGATGTCGAGGAGTTCATTGAATTTGCCCGTCAGCACGATTTGCACATAAAATATATTATCGAAACCCACGTGCATGCCGATTTTGTTTCCGGCTCACGTGAGTTGAAAGCGCGACTGAACAATGAACCGCAGATTTACTGTTCAGCGTATGGCGATGCGGACTGGACTCAATCATTCGCTGATCGTCATGTATCAGCAGATGACACGCTGTCGTTAGGGAAGCTTCGGTTCGAGTTTCGGCATGTTCCCGGTCACACTCCCGAACACATCGCCATACTGCTGTTCGACGAATCCCGCAGCCAGGACACGCCCTGGTGTATGTTTACAGGAGACTTTCTGTTCGTCGGCGATGTCGGACGCCCGGATCTGCTGGGCGAAGCGGAGCAACAAAAACTCGCGCACCAGCTCTATGAAAGCGTGTTTACGCGGATGGAGGCCCTGCCCGATTTCCTGGAAATCTTCCCCGCACACGGAGCCGGTTCTCTGTGTGGAAAAGCGATTGGCTCGCGACGTTCTTCCACGGTGGGCTTTGAACGGCGTTTCAGCGATGTCTTGCAGAAGCAGGACGAAGAACCCTGGATCGCAGACCTGCTGCAGGATATGCCGCTCTCCCCTTCCTATTTCAGCCGCATGAAACGCATTAACAAAGAAGGTCCAGCGATCATCGGGCCGGAACTCCCGGGACAGAAACGCTGGTCGGCGAAACAGGTTGCAGAGCGACAGTGTCAGGATTGCCTGATTGTCGATGTCCGTTCCAAAGAGGCGTTCGCGGCAGCACACATCCCGGATTCTATTAACATTCCAATGGGATCGAATCTGCCCACTTGGGCGGGCTGGGTTCTCCCGTACGACCGACCGATCCTGCTCGTCGTCGATCAGCCCTCTCAGGTCAAAGAAGTCGTTACCAATCTGCTCCGCGTCGGCTTTGACGACACTCAGGGCTATCTCGAAGGGGGCATCAATGCCTGGGAAACATCAGGATTCCCCTTGGAAATGCTGGAAACCATTTCAGTCCGGGATCTGCATCACAAACTGCGCCAGCAGCACCCGCTGACGGTGCTGGATGTGCGCACCGAGCGGGAATGGAACTCCGGTCATATAAAAGGGGCACTCCACATTCACGGCGGCGCTTTACAGGAACGATTTGAGGAAATTCCCCAGGAACAACCGGTGGCTGTGGTCTGTGGATCAGGTTATCGCGCTTCGATCGCCTCCTCGTTCATCCGCCGCGCCGGGTTCACTGATGTGGCAAACGTCCTGGGAGGCATGTCCGCCTGGAAAGCCGCTGAACTGCCTCTGACGACGTAATCTTTGTCTGATTTCTCTCTCAGTTTTGAAGGGATTCTCGTTTCCTGCTGAGCAGAATCTCGACTATTAAGAGCTTGAGTGAAGGAGTTTCTTGCCGAAATCATCAAACAGGAATCACATGCAGCACTCACAGGATAGATCGACCGACTACCAGGAAAACAGTCTCACTTTGATGGGAGCCGTGGCCATGGGGACTGGTGTCATGATTGGCGCCGGTATCTTTGCTCTGACTGGTCAGGTTGCTGAACTCGCCGGAAGCTGGTTTCCCCTGGCCTTTCTGGCTGCGTCCATTGTCGCTTTATTCAGTGCCTATTCCTACGTAAAACTGGCGCACGCGTATCCCTCCGCAGGGGGCATCGCCATGTTCCTGAATAAAGCCTATGGCAAAACTGCATGGACCGGCAGCTATGCTTTGCTGATGTACTTCTCCATGGTCATCAATGAGAGCCTTGTTGCGCGGACCTTCGGAACCTATACGCTGCAGTTATACGAGGTGGAAGAGAATACCTGGCTGGTTTCCGGACTGGGTGTGGGTTTGCTGGTAGTCGCCTTCCTGGTCAACATACTCGGCAATCGATTCATTGAGTCATTATCTTTTATCACTGCCTTCATCAAGCTGGCTGGGATTGCAATCCTGGCTTTCGGAGGCATCTGGGCTTCCGGGTTTTCCCTGGAGAACTTTTCCCAGTCTTCTGGTGAGACGGGATACGGAAGTTTTCTGGGAGCGGTTGCCCTCGCACTTCTGGCCTTCAAGGGGTTTACCACAATCACCAACAGCGGCAGCGAACTGAAAAACCCGCACAAGAATGTGGGACGGGCGATTCTGATTTCAATCGGGCTCTGCCTGGTTTTATACCTGCTGGTCACGGTCGCAGTGGGAGGCAGCCTGACGATTGAAGAAATTGTGAAAGCCAAAGATTACTCTCTGGCCCAGGCGGCCCGACCAACCTTTGGTAAATACGGTGTCTGGTTCACGGTTGTCTTCGCAATTATCGCGACTGTTTCCGGAGTCATCGCGAGTGTCTTTGCCGTATCACGCATGCTGGACATGTTGACCGAAATGAAACTGGTTCCCCACTCACATTTCGGCATGCCGGGGAGTATTCAGAAACATACGCTGGTGTATACGGTCGTGATGGCTATCATTCTCACGCTGCTCTTCGATCTCAGTCGCATCGCTTCGCTGGGGGCCATCTATTATATCATCATGGATATCGCCATTCATTGGGGTGTTCTGCGAAAACTCCGCGAGGAAGTGCAGGCGAACTCGGGAATTTTGGTCACGGCGATCGTGTTGGATCTCATTATTCTTGTCGCATTTGTAGCGGTGAAAGCACGCACGGATGTGCTGGTGCTGTATGTGTCCCTCGCCGGTTTGCTGGTGATCTTCATCGGCGAATTTCTACTTATTCGATACGGCCAGAAATCTGTAGAGCATTGATCCCGCTAAATAGTTTCTGTCACTGCATTTGTGTCGTCTGGGGGATGTCGGATTGATCGACTCGGTCCGCCTGATCCTGTTTTGTTAATTGCGAAGGCA is a window from the Gimesia benthica genome containing:
- a CDS encoding GNAT family N-acetyltransferase; translation: MPDSPADIYVRDARNDDAERVAVICEAAFAPLRSIYRPKGEALARQAERAQTGTRLVAELAGTLVGTVQYDLHTRHLHVIGLAVHPDYQRRGVARCLLDEIDQRAVLLGQPVVVLDTIKETGNVPLFEKLGFRATREEVATWCQSKTFSQVHDVKMERIVITQK
- a CDS encoding class I SAM-dependent methyltransferase, which encodes MTTNYDPIAEQYKRSKQMPWRTFVECFTLMELAGNPSGLSVLDIACGEGFYTRMIRQRGAARVTGVDLSQGMISLAQQQEDAHQQGIAYIVGDARELPVQEEYDLAIAAYLLNYARTREELQSMCNGIARALKPGGRFVTVNSSPAFHFPASPSFRQFGFETRAVGDWQEGTPITWTFHLEDGPFDIENYYLSVATHEDAFRQAGFSEVRWHPPQLSPEGLQDQTDDFWSPLLENSPIAFIECVK
- a CDS encoding mechanosensitive ion channel family protein — its product is MRLPKLLLFIVLFCFVFISGAQIHAQETKEKTEAKQAEPPPSVKELKPVTTIDPLVPLDQLRIMVRPLTKDELQVEANAWFELLRNKARQIAAARLGVKKTNEAIATNDDQQALDSLKKAETVQHMADEKARQTEEELTKKAQETLGVDAAVDAAKPDPAQAEEGTTASTEEKSVTTAGSTTTPDNATTTQSAEAMKAAFLQNINRLQDERTALSDRLEVILTSLAAKGGDVETYRKYIAAVSGLELDTSDASAAWSGIKGWFISKEGGQRMGWNLGKFLMILFLTWVVARVGSTVISWLLERKVRLTQLAENLISGTIRNVIYLVGFAVALTALEVDMTPVLAAIGATGLVVGLALQGTLSNFASGLMILINRPFDVGDVVTAGGVTGTVKQMNLVSTNFRTFDNQTIHVPNNSIWNGVITNITANKVRRVDLEFCIGYSDDFEQAEQIIRDVLADQELVLREPEAVVVTHALADSSVNIVCRPWAKTTDWWAVKTAVTREVKRRFDQAGISIPFPQQDIHVYSTDASKGNGKIETVSK
- a CDS encoding carbon-nitrogen hydrolase family protein, with the translated sequence MTYPAFKAALAHVAPVFLDKDRTVEKACSLIREAARNGAEIIVFPETYIPTFPVWCALQAPIHNHDLFCELAANTIQVDGPELAMIAEVARECGIFVSMGFNEGTHVSGGCIWNSNVLISDEGTVLNHHRKIVPTFYEKLVWAPGDGAGLVVNPTRLGQVGMLICGENTNPLARFTLLAQGEQVHLSTYPPVWPSHDPAVHENYDLKNAILIRAGAHAFEGKLFNLVAAGYLDRAARDQLASRDKEAGRILDASPRGISVAIGPSGTPISEIQQADEGLLYADVDLALCVEPKQLHDLVGGYNRFDIFQLTVDRRAQRPVRFHDNGDTPDADADTLTFHS
- a CDS encoding DUF3050 domain-containing protein; the protein is MSREITSEIIASFSEPLETHPIYESMATLEDLQRFMEHHVYSVWDFMSLVKTLQGIVAPTGAPWVPVGDGSIRRFINEIVLEEECDETADGEFASHFELYQTAMNEVGADTGPLKEFIATVKSSGIESALALPSLPEPSRQFTTKTFEFIADGAPHKIAAAFALGREHIIPSMFRAILKQTGVSEQQAPVFHYYLNRHVELDGDFHAPLSLRLLNGLCGGDEVKIQEAITAAQEAIQARLQLWDGVLESIQASV
- a CDS encoding VOC family protein yields the protein MRPQPMIVVNDVPASSRWYQSLLNVKIGHGGDEYEQLVREDGTLILQLHQWDVHEHPFLGDPEALKGNGALLWFEIDDFTEAVARADSMSAEILDGPLVNPNAQHRELWVRDPDGYTVVLATKYGDL
- a CDS encoding DUF3239 domain-containing protein — protein: MIKVNYKVLLRCYPGEVIFYVVGVIVGLALMTVHTALGGAIAGVSVIACIMNLNSWKGHFAQGALLPAIVVNPDKGLIAVVANMDAQGGRPYPVVKIVKRPIKSATGAPFKKGSRLATVATFHNSNIVSNKRWTDFNPIAVNCATASRKTIKRAINAIDEEEWELLLKVVKKLDQPYKAGIYPL
- a CDS encoding tetratricopeptide repeat protein; the encoded protein is MRRSILIPVCLGTLLLMSQFAAAAPLAEKYLTSGKLDEGAQALQKQLQANPEDDEARFGLGVVQFFQSFEHLGGTLAQYVGGNLNRFGLRTEDVRRGLPEPIQEILSQAPASKTATYADTRQMLQTWVDDLKAAEKTLSAVKDPNVKLPLHVGLIKVDLLGIGKPVEARFLLSRAGVSQQQADAEQFLIDFDRGDADWLAGYCNFLCAWGEVLLAIDGQELFNCTAHLFFEKVDTPYPFLLEEHGNVDSIVGVDRPLVSDILAFIHLWRFELKEPERMKAALAHLEDMQRHAKSMWKFYLTETDNEREWIPNPQQTGVLEIKVTQEMVDTWLVVLDEAGEVLQGKKLIPFWRGKPGTQGVNLRRVFTEPREIDPFLWFQGTAAAPYLEKGEITDFANPEMWARINRTFGRNRFFTLAFWFN
- a CDS encoding beta-lactamase hydrolase domain-containing protein, which gives rise to MDNTMKISDQITVGPQPNRDEIYEFGNEGFKSIVNFRTANEEGMPITPEAEGKAVESAGMKYCHIPVSMNMLDDRQVDEFREQFEALPKPIFAHCKSGKRAGAMAMMKRAVENGMSGEQTLQKAEEMGFQCDKPELKDFVKHYVDTHHK
- a CDS encoding MBL fold metallo-hydrolase, yielding MIFYPRFVPGLAISSYLIGDDQSGAAVVIDPPRDVEEFIEFARQHDLHIKYIIETHVHADFVSGSRELKARLNNEPQIYCSAYGDADWTQSFADRHVSADDTLSLGKLRFEFRHVPGHTPEHIAILLFDESRSQDTPWCMFTGDFLFVGDVGRPDLLGEAEQQKLAHQLYESVFTRMEALPDFLEIFPAHGAGSLCGKAIGSRRSSTVGFERRFSDVLQKQDEEPWIADLLQDMPLSPSYFSRMKRINKEGPAIIGPELPGQKRWSAKQVAERQCQDCLIVDVRSKEAFAAAHIPDSINIPMGSNLPTWAGWVLPYDRPILLVVDQPSQVKEVVTNLLRVGFDDTQGYLEGGINAWETSGFPLEMLETISVRDLHHKLRQQHPLTVLDVRTEREWNSGHIKGALHIHGGALQERFEEIPQEQPVAVVCGSGYRASIASSFIRRAGFTDVANVLGGMSAWKAAELPLTT
- a CDS encoding APC family permease; the encoded protein is MQHSQDRSTDYQENSLTLMGAVAMGTGVMIGAGIFALTGQVAELAGSWFPLAFLAASIVALFSAYSYVKLAHAYPSAGGIAMFLNKAYGKTAWTGSYALLMYFSMVINESLVARTFGTYTLQLYEVEENTWLVSGLGVGLLVVAFLVNILGNRFIESLSFITAFIKLAGIAILAFGGIWASGFSLENFSQSSGETGYGSFLGAVALALLAFKGFTTITNSGSELKNPHKNVGRAILISIGLCLVLYLLVTVAVGGSLTIEEIVKAKDYSLAQAARPTFGKYGVWFTVVFAIIATVSGVIASVFAVSRMLDMLTEMKLVPHSHFGMPGSIQKHTLVYTVVMAIILTLLFDLSRIASLGAIYYIIMDIAIHWGVLRKLREEVQANSGILVTAIVLDLIILVAFVAVKARTDVLVLYVSLAGLLVIFIGEFLLIRYGQKSVEH